In a genomic window of Candidatus Bathyarchaeota archaeon:
- a CDS encoding 4Fe-4S dicluster domain-containing protein — protein MPLKTSKQDAADLLTLEWVLQVKAYRLTLDRRRCVGCQVCTLACPKEAVTTTEVPPVDGKAQHRHVDIDLKKCNFCAICDLTCPFGAIKVTQNGVHTPAVLAKDSYPQLTREIETETTKCPPECTKCEETCPLHLIKVTKTSDEPAKTQVAIQKEACPTCTLCAHECPVSTIHVKKTFEGALSVDADKCPKGCHKCVDVCPIPGTLTLGEDGKVQAESATCVFCGACLNVCPQPEALHVHRSRIHHAAIHSGAWNKTLERLTSCADAAKEFRTQACENRKLAIAKRLQLEGRNNNEHT, from the coding sequence ATGCCGTTAAAAACTAGTAAACAAGATGCGGCTGACCTTTTGACCTTGGAATGGGTTCTCCAAGTAAAGGCTTACCGATTAACATTAGATAGACGGCGATGCGTTGGCTGTCAAGTTTGTACTTTGGCCTGCCCCAAAGAAGCAGTCACCACCACCGAAGTGCCCCCCGTGGATGGGAAAGCTCAACATCGCCATGTCGATATTGACCTAAAAAAATGCAACTTCTGCGCCATATGCGACTTAACCTGCCCCTTTGGCGCCATAAAAGTAACCCAAAACGGCGTCCACACCCCCGCGGTGCTCGCCAAAGACAGCTACCCCCAACTCACCCGCGAAATCGAAACCGAAACCACCAAATGCCCCCCCGAATGCACCAAATGCGAAGAAACCTGCCCCCTGCACTTAATCAAAGTCACCAAAACCAGCGACGAACCAGCCAAAACGCAGGTCGCCATCCAAAAAGAAGCTTGTCCCACCTGCACCCTATGCGCGCATGAGTGTCCCGTTTCGACGATTCATGTTAAGAAAACCTTTGAGGGCGCCCTCTCAGTGGACGCTGACAAGTGCCCCAAGGGATGCCACAAATGTGTTGATGTCTGCCCCATCCCGGGCACCCTGACCTTGGGTGAGGATGGAAAAGTCCAAGCAGAATCCGCCACCTGCGTCTTCTGCGGTGCATGTCTAAACGTCTGCCCCCAGCCCGAAGCACTCCATGTCCACCGCAGCCGCATCCACCACGCAGCAATCCACTCAGGTGCATGGAACAAAACCCTTGAAAGACTCACATCCTGCGCGGATGCCGCCAAGGAATTTCGCACTCAAGCTTGCGAAAACCGTAAATTAGCAATCGCGAAACGTCTTCAACTTGAGGGACGCAACAACAATGAGCACACCTAA
- a CDS encoding hydrogenase iron-sulfur subunit encodes MSTPNSSEAPRVGVFVCHCGLNIAGTVDVKAVADYARSLPDVVFVKENRYTCADPGQEEIRKAIRQNNLNRVVIAACSPRMHEPTFRRTVSEAGLNPYLYEMANIREFASWCHQANPAAATERAKETVRMAVAKVRLLQPLKTLEVPVTNKALIVGGGIAGINAALDLAEQGFKVYMLENTQSIGGHMAALDKTFPTLDCSICIEGPKMVDCARHPNITIFANSDLIRVDGYVGNFRVKIRQNPRYVLTEKCTGCGECKDACPIEYPNEWDLNLGTRKAISVPFDQTVPLIYSINRDYCIECFKCTEACGERQAIDFDQQPKEVDLEVGAIVVSTGFDVYEPYDMPLLGYGRYPNVVTSMEFERLILAAGPTGGKVLRQSDGQKPHRIAFIQCVGSRDKAHYPYCSNFCCMYTLKHVVQLKEKYKEAIEVYVFYMDIRSPGKGYEEFYDRARERGVNFIRGRVSRIEEDPQTHNLTVHSEESLLGQPIEIPVDMVVLATAAVPKKGSAEVARILNLSRDASGFFMEAHPKLKPLDAPTDGIFFAGACAGLKDIPYSVSQGSGAASRAATVISKPKWKIEPIISTINPAKCIKCGLCVSKCPYGAIHQPKGQVATVVTASCHGCGTCVAECPQHAISQMHFTDEQIMAQIHAALADKPEEKIMAFLCNWCSYAGADLAGISRFDYPANIRVVRVMCSGRVSNEFILEALRLGAGVVLVGACHLPYDCHYITGNVHMKRRTDALKGTLAKLGLSPERFRVEYVSAAEGNRYADLIKEIDQQRKALGTEKIQEETAKLQPYLERMLKPKTKTPA; translated from the coding sequence ATGAGCACACCTAACTCTTCTGAGGCGCCTCGTGTCGGCGTATTCGTTTGTCACTGTGGCTTAAACATAGCAGGCACTGTCGACGTTAAAGCAGTCGCCGACTACGCCCGCAGTTTACCTGACGTTGTTTTCGTTAAAGAAAACCGCTACACCTGTGCTGACCCCGGCCAAGAAGAAATCCGCAAAGCCATCCGCCAAAACAACCTTAACCGCGTCGTCATAGCCGCCTGCAGTCCCCGCATGCATGAACCCACCTTCCGACGAACCGTATCAGAGGCTGGACTAAACCCCTACCTCTACGAGATGGCTAACATCCGAGAATTCGCTTCATGGTGCCACCAAGCTAACCCCGCCGCGGCTACGGAACGCGCCAAAGAAACTGTGCGCATGGCAGTCGCCAAAGTCCGACTCCTCCAACCCCTAAAAACCCTTGAAGTCCCAGTCACCAACAAAGCCCTAATCGTGGGCGGAGGCATCGCAGGGATAAACGCCGCGTTAGACCTCGCTGAGCAGGGCTTTAAAGTTTACATGCTCGAAAACACGCAGAGCATCGGCGGACACATGGCGGCTCTTGACAAGACTTTCCCCACGCTGGACTGCAGCATATGCATCGAAGGCCCAAAGATGGTGGATTGTGCCCGCCATCCCAACATTACCATATTTGCCAACAGCGACCTGATTCGTGTTGATGGCTATGTGGGTAACTTCCGCGTCAAAATCCGCCAAAACCCCCGCTACGTCCTAACCGAGAAATGCACGGGCTGCGGAGAATGCAAAGACGCCTGCCCCATCGAGTACCCCAACGAATGGGACCTTAACTTGGGCACCCGCAAAGCCATATCCGTCCCCTTCGACCAAACCGTCCCCCTCATCTACAGCATCAACCGCGACTACTGTATTGAATGCTTCAAATGCACCGAAGCCTGCGGGGAGCGCCAAGCCATCGACTTCGACCAGCAACCCAAAGAAGTTGACCTCGAAGTAGGCGCCATAGTTGTCTCCACAGGCTTTGACGTGTATGAACCCTACGATATGCCGCTTTTGGGTTACGGCAGGTACCCTAACGTGGTGACAAGCATGGAGTTTGAGCGCCTCATCCTCGCTGCAGGCCCCACGGGCGGCAAAGTGCTTCGCCAATCTGACGGGCAAAAGCCGCATCGCATAGCATTCATCCAATGTGTGGGCAGCCGTGATAAGGCGCATTATCCTTACTGTAGTAACTTCTGCTGCATGTACACGCTCAAACATGTGGTGCAGCTGAAAGAGAAATACAAAGAAGCCATCGAAGTCTACGTATTCTATATGGATATTCGTAGTCCCGGCAAGGGTTATGAGGAGTTCTATGACCGTGCCCGTGAGCGTGGAGTGAACTTTATTCGTGGTCGGGTGAGCCGCATCGAAGAGGACCCCCAAACCCACAACTTAACGGTGCACTCTGAGGAGTCGTTGCTTGGGCAGCCTATCGAGATTCCTGTGGATATGGTGGTGCTTGCAACCGCCGCAGTTCCCAAGAAGGGCAGCGCCGAAGTCGCCCGTATCCTTAACCTCAGTCGCGACGCCAGCGGATTCTTCATGGAAGCACATCCCAAACTCAAACCGCTAGATGCCCCCACAGACGGCATATTCTTCGCAGGTGCATGTGCGGGTCTAAAAGACATCCCCTACAGCGTCTCACAAGGCTCTGGCGCGGCGTCTAGGGCGGCTACGGTTATTAGTAAACCGAAGTGGAAAATCGAACCCATCATCAGCACCATCAACCCCGCTAAATGCATCAAGTGTGGCCTTTGTGTTTCGAAGTGTCCCTACGGCGCCATCCATCAACCTAAGGGTCAAGTTGCCACCGTTGTCACTGCAAGTTGCCATGGCTGTGGTACTTGTGTTGCGGAGTGTCCTCAGCATGCTATTAGCCAGATGCATTTCACGGATGAGCAGATTATGGCGCAGATTCACGCGGCGCTTGCCGATAAGCCTGAAGAGAAGATTATGGCGTTTCTGTGTAACTGGTGCAGCTACGCAGGCGCAGACCTTGCAGGGATTAGCCGCTTTGACTACCCCGCCAACATCCGCGTTGTCCGCGTTATGTGCAGCGGTCGCGTCTCTAACGAATTTATCCTCGAAGCTCTCCGATTGGGCGCGGGTGTGGTTCTTGTGGGCGCCTGCCATTTGCCCTATGACTGCCACTACATCACAGGCAACGTACACATGAAGAGGCGCACTGACGCACTAAAAGGTACTTTGGCAAAGCTGGGTTTGAGTCCTGAACGTTTCCGCGTCGAATACGTGTCTGCCGCTGAAGGCAACCGCTATGCTGACCTCATCAAAGAAATCGACCAACAACGCAAAGCGCTGGGCACAGAGAAGATCCAAGAAGAAACCGCCAAACTCCAACCCTACCTCGAGCGGATGCTTAAACCCAAAACCAAAACCCCCGCTTAA